A genomic region of Coriobacteriaceae bacterium contains the following coding sequences:
- a CDS encoding argininosuccinate synthase — MEKDKVVLAYSGGLDTSVCIKWLMEEKGLDVIAVTGDVGQERQDLEFVKKKALQVGAIEALAIDMREEFVNDFLTKALAANCMYENKYPMVSALSRPVISKNLVEIAHKYGAKYIAHGCTGKGNDQVRFEVAIQSLDPEIKVLAPVREWDLHTRNDEMEYAKNHGIPVPTTKASPYSIDDNLWGRAIECGELEDPWSEPLEDIYTMTTSSYEAPAEGEYVVISFDAGVPCALDGEKMSFHDIILKMNEIAGRNGFGRVDMIENRLVGVKSRECYEVPGALSIIQAHKALEDLCLERELLHFKPIVEQKWAELVYDGLWFSPLKEALDGFCSTTQQLVTGDVRLRFLKGSCVTVGRRSKYSLYDYGLATYDSADTFNRDSAEGFIDLFGLSTRVWAKHRQDEGCPGVV, encoded by the coding sequence ATGGAAAAGGACAAGGTCGTACTTGCATACTCGGGTGGTCTCGATACATCCGTCTGCATCAAGTGGCTCATGGAGGAAAAGGGTCTCGACGTCATCGCGGTGACGGGTGATGTCGGGCAGGAGCGCCAGGACCTCGAGTTCGTCAAGAAGAAGGCCCTGCAGGTCGGCGCCATCGAGGCGCTGGCCATCGACATGCGCGAGGAATTCGTCAATGACTTCTTGACCAAGGCATTGGCCGCCAACTGCATGTACGAGAACAAGTACCCGATGGTGAGCGCATTGTCGCGCCCCGTCATCTCCAAGAATCTCGTTGAGATTGCGCATAAGTACGGCGCGAAGTACATCGCCCACGGCTGCACCGGCAAGGGCAATGACCAGGTTCGCTTCGAGGTCGCCATCCAGAGCCTCGACCCCGAAATCAAGGTGCTTGCCCCCGTGCGCGAGTGGGATCTGCATACGCGCAACGACGAGATGGAGTACGCGAAGAATCACGGCATCCCCGTCCCCACGACGAAGGCATCGCCCTATTCCATCGACGACAACCTCTGGGGCCGCGCCATCGAGTGCGGCGAGCTCGAGGATCCATGGAGCGAGCCGCTCGAGGACATCTACACGATGACCACCTCGAGCTACGAAGCCCCGGCAGAGGGCGAGTACGTCGTCATCAGCTTCGACGCGGGCGTGCCCTGCGCGCTGGATGGCGAGAAGATGAGCTTCCACGACATCATCCTCAAGATGAACGAGATTGCGGGCCGCAACGGCTTCGGCCGCGTCGACATGATCGAGAACCGTCTCGTGGGCGTGAAGAGCCGCGAGTGCTATGAGGTGCCTGGTGCGCTATCCATCATCCAGGCGCACAAGGCCCTCGAGGACCTGTGCCTGGAACGCGAGCTTCTGCACTTCAAGCCCATCGTGGAGCAGAAGTGGGCAGAGCTCGTCTACGACGGTCTGTGGTTCTCGCCCCTCAAGGAGGCCCTGGATGGCTTCTGCTCGACCACCCAGCAGCTCGTCACGGGCGACGTGCGCCTGCGTTTCCTCAAGGGTAGCTGCGTGACGGTCGGACGTCGCAGCAAGTACTCGCTCTACGATTATGGCCTGGCAACGTATGACTCCGCCGACACCTTCAACCGTGATAGCGCCGAGGGTTTCATCGACCTCTTCGGCTTGTCGACGCGCGTGTGGGCGAAGCACCGTCAGGACGAGGGCTGCCCCGGCGTCGTCTAG
- a CDS encoding ArgR family transcriptional regulator, with product MAGARKERQDAIRDLVRHNHIRTQSDLVAQLRDRGFDVTQATISRDITDLGLEKDVRGVYMLPEDYRLRSIAASAVRETRRAQNQVLLLCDPGTASSVAAALDASQTQGVLGSIAGDDTILVICADDAQGERFQIDVNQLLEKK from the coding sequence ATGGCGGGTGCGCGCAAAGAGCGCCAGGATGCGATTCGTGACCTTGTCCGGCACAATCACATTCGCACACAATCCGATCTTGTCGCGCAGCTGCGCGACCGCGGCTTCGATGTCACGCAGGCGACCATTTCGCGCGACATCACGGACCTCGGTCTCGAGAAGGATGTTAGGGGCGTCTACATGCTGCCGGAGGATTACCGCCTCCGCTCGATTGCGGCAAGTGCCGTACGCGAGACGCGCCGGGCGCAAAACCAGGTGCTGCTTCTCTGCGATCCCGGCACGGCTTCGAGTGTGGCGGCGGCGCTCGACGCCTCGCAAACGCAGGGCGTGCTCGGTAGCATCGCGGGTGACGATACGATACTCGTCATTTGCGCTGACGACGCGCAGGGCGAGAGATTTCAAATTGACGTGAACCAGCTGCTCGAGAAGAAGTAA
- the argF gene encoding ornithine carbamoyltransferase: MSQNTLAGRDCLRLLDLTPEEFTLVLDTAARQKADWKNGVHDAPCTGKAVAIIMEKPSLRTRSSFEIGTYRLGAHPLVMSDDHSAFSRGETVQDTTLVLERFVDAIVLRTYEQSKVVEVAQWASIPVINALSDDFHPCQGLADALTIREHKGKLAGLTIAYVGDGNNMAHTYLEMGVLAGMNVKLGFPAIHTPDPVVIAECEKVASMTGASIELFNDPREAVAGADVVITDTWTSMGDEDEHDQRVAEFEGFQVNAELMALAADDALFMHCLPAHRGEEVTDEVMDAPYSVIFDEAENRLHAQKALLSLVMGAQ, encoded by the coding sequence ATGAGCCAGAACACGCTTGCCGGACGCGATTGCCTGCGTCTGCTCGATTTGACGCCCGAGGAGTTCACACTCGTGCTCGATACGGCCGCACGGCAAAAGGCCGACTGGAAGAACGGCGTGCACGATGCCCCCTGCACGGGCAAGGCCGTTGCCATCATCATGGAGAAGCCAAGTCTGCGTACGCGCTCGAGCTTCGAGATTGGCACCTATCGTCTGGGGGCGCACCCGCTCGTCATGAGCGATGACCACTCGGCGTTCAGTCGTGGCGAGACCGTGCAGGACACGACGCTCGTGCTCGAGCGCTTTGTCGATGCCATCGTATTGCGCACCTACGAGCAGAGTAAAGTCGTCGAGGTCGCCCAATGGGCAAGCATTCCCGTCATCAACGCGCTCTCCGATGACTTTCATCCCTGCCAGGGCCTGGCAGACGCTCTGACGATTCGAGAGCACAAGGGCAAGCTCGCGGGCCTCACCATCGCCTATGTGGGCGATGGCAACAACATGGCCCATACCTACCTTGAGATGGGCGTTTTGGCGGGCATGAACGTGAAGCTGGGATTTCCCGCGATTCACACGCCCGATCCCGTCGTCATCGCCGAGTGCGAGAAAGTCGCTTCCATGACCGGTGCCTCGATCGAGCTTTTCAACGATCCGCGCGAGGCGGTTGCCGGTGCTGACGTGGTCATCACCGATACCTGGACTTCCATGGGCGACGAGGACGAGCATGACCAGCGCGTTGCCGAGTTCGAAGGCTTCCAGGTCAACGCCGAGCTCATGGCTTTAGCCGCCGATGATGCCCTTTTCATGCATTGCCTACCTGCCCATCGTGGCGAGGAAGTCACTGACGAGGTAATGGATGCTCCGTACTCGGTGATTTTCGACGAGGCGGAAAATCGCCTGCATGCCCAGAAGGCACTGCTCTCGCTCGTGATGGGGGCGCAGTAG